Proteins encoded together in one Miscanthus floridulus cultivar M001 chromosome 16, ASM1932011v1, whole genome shotgun sequence window:
- the LOC136514100 gene encoding uncharacterized protein, giving the protein MGFESISLPDHVVVKSEVESSQNLGCDSITIERVETNLSKEPFLLVPLENKEDKECLGTICYLENNEVDVPEATSPRGDILELSISSRALDDSLSLGCETPRESIFDPFATGQEEAACAPKKKVTRCVEVPPRRKLNFDSGDYMVKRLSFDWSDSDEDQYLQVIHKMILDLLILDGPLDRQEETGKTVTDPSLHESCKTPDLKPLLTGIGSTCPDAPLIPSLKVLKLSPGICRKIDFDAVSDPPSPSSSVNKENN; this is encoded by the coding sequence ATGGGATTTGAGTCCATATCACTACCAGATCATGTAGTGGTTAAGAGTGAGGTTGAATCCTCACAAAATTTGGGCTGTGATTCAATAACCATAGAAAGGGTGGAAACGAATTTGAGCAAGGAACCCTTTCTGCTAGTTCCCTTGGAAAATAAGGAAGACAAAGAATGCcttggtacaatttgttatcttgAAAATAATGAGGTTGATGTTCCTGAGGCCACCTCTCCAAGGGGAGATATACTTGAATTGTCGATCTCTAGCAGGGCTTTAGATGATAGTCTTTCATTGGGTTGTGAAACACCACGTGAAAGCATCTTTGATCCATTTGCTACAGGACAAGAAGAAGCGGCCTGTGCACCAAAGAAGAAAGTGACTAGATGTGTTGAAGTTCCACCTCGTAGGAAGCTAAATTTCGATTCAGGTGACTACATGGTCAAAAGGTTAAGTTTTGATTGGAGTGATTCTGACGAGGATCAATACCTCCAAGTGATTCACAAGATGATCCTGGATCTATTGATTCTAGATGGCCCTCTTGATCGTCAGGAAGAAACTGGAAAGACCGTGACAGATCCAAGCTTACATGAAAGCTGCAAGACACCTGATTTGAAGCCTCTACTTACTGGCATTGGATCCACATGCCCAGATGCACCTTTGATACCATCTCTTAAAGTCTTAAAACTCAGCCCAGGCATTTGTCGAAAGATTGACTTCGATGCGGTCAGTGACCCACCAAGTCCAAGCTCTTCTGTCAATAAAGAAAATAATTGA